The Mesorhizobium sp. NBSH29 genome has a segment encoding these proteins:
- the typA gene encoding translational GTPase TypA, which yields MNLRNIAIIAHVDHGKTTLVDQLLKQAGSFRENQRVAERAMDSNDLEKERGITILAKATSVDWKDYRINIVDTPGHADFGGEVERILSMVDSAIVLVDAAEGPMPQTKFVVGKALKVGLRPIVVINKIDRPDARHVEVVNEVFDLFAALDATDEQLDFPILYGSGRDGWVSENPEGPKDQELAPLFDLIVKHVPAPTVHPGPFRMIGTLLEANPFLGRIITGRIESGTLKANMPVKVLDNDGALVETGRVSKILAFRGLERQPIEEAQAGDIVAIAGLSKGTVADTFCDPAVTEPLHAQPIDPPTVTMSFIVNDSPLAGTEGDKVTSRVIRDRLLREAEGNVALKIEESTEKDSFFVSGRGELQLAVLIETMRREGFELAVSRPRVVMQKGEDGELLEPVEEVVIDVDEEHAGVVVQKMSERKGEMVELRPSGGNRQRIVFHAPTRGLIGYQSELLTDTRGTAVMNRLFHSYQAYKGDMAGRSNGVLISNEMGEAVAFAMWNLEDRGPMVIEAGVKVYQGMIIGIHSRDNDLEVNVLKGKKLTNIRAAGKDEAVKLTPPIRMTLERALAWIQDDELVEVTPKTIRLRKLYLDPNERKRFEKSSKTAGAA from the coding sequence ATGAATCTCCGTAACATCGCGATCATCGCACACGTTGACCATGGCAAAACCACGCTGGTTGACCAGCTTCTGAAACAGGCAGGCTCGTTCCGCGAAAACCAGCGCGTTGCCGAGCGTGCGATGGACAGCAACGATCTTGAAAAAGAGCGCGGCATCACCATTCTCGCCAAGGCGACTTCGGTCGACTGGAAAGATTACCGCATCAACATCGTCGACACGCCAGGCCACGCCGACTTCGGTGGTGAAGTCGAGCGCATTCTTTCGATGGTGGATTCGGCCATTGTTCTGGTCGATGCTGCCGAAGGCCCGATGCCGCAGACCAAGTTCGTGGTCGGCAAGGCGCTCAAGGTTGGCCTGCGCCCGATCGTAGTGATCAACAAGATCGACCGCCCGGATGCGCGCCACGTGGAAGTCGTCAATGAAGTGTTCGACCTCTTCGCCGCGCTCGACGCGACCGACGAACAGCTCGACTTCCCCATTCTCTACGGTTCAGGCCGTGATGGCTGGGTTTCTGAAAACCCGGAAGGCCCGAAGGATCAGGAACTTGCTCCGCTGTTTGATCTTATCGTCAAGCATGTGCCGGCGCCAACCGTGCACCCTGGCCCGTTCCGCATGATCGGCACTTTGCTGGAGGCCAACCCGTTTCTGGGCCGCATCATCACGGGCCGCATCGAAAGCGGTACGCTGAAGGCCAATATGCCGGTCAAGGTCCTGGATAATGACGGGGCGCTGGTGGAAACCGGCCGCGTCTCAAAAATCCTGGCTTTCCGTGGCCTCGAGCGCCAGCCTATCGAAGAAGCGCAGGCAGGCGACATCGTGGCCATTGCCGGTCTTTCAAAGGGCACCGTCGCCGACACCTTCTGCGACCCTGCCGTGACCGAACCGCTGCACGCGCAGCCCATTGATCCACCGACCGTGACGATGAGCTTCATCGTCAATGACAGCCCGCTGGCCGGCACCGAGGGCGACAAGGTGACCAGCCGTGTCATCCGCGACCGTCTGTTGCGCGAAGCCGAAGGCAATGTGGCGCTGAAGATCGAGGAATCGACCGAGAAGGATTCGTTCTTCGTGTCGGGCCGCGGCGAGTTGCAGCTTGCCGTTCTGATCGAGACAATGCGCCGCGAAGGCTTCGAGCTTGCCGTTTCGCGTCCGCGTGTGGTGATGCAAAAGGGCGAAGACGGCGAGCTGCTGGAGCCGGTTGAGGAAGTCGTCATCGACGTCGATGAAGAACATGCCGGCGTCGTTGTGCAGAAAATGTCGGAGCGCAAAGGCGAAATGGTCGAGCTGCGTCCTTCGGGCGGCAACCGTCAGCGCATCGTATTCCACGCGCCAACGCGCGGCCTGATCGGCTATCAGTCAGAGCTTCTGACCGATACGCGCGGCACCGCGGTGATGAACCGGCTGTTCCACTCTTATCAGGCCTACAAGGGCGATATGGCTGGCCGCAGCAATGGCGTCTTGATCTCCAACGAAATGGGCGAGGCTGTTGCCTTCGCCATGTGGAACCTGGAAGATCGTGGCCCGATGGTCATCGAAGCCGGCGTGAAGGTCTATCAGGGCATGATCATCGGCATCCACAGCCGCGACAACGATCTTGAGGTCAACGTGCTGAAGGGCAAGAAACTCACCAACATCCGCGCCGCCGGCAAGGATGAGGCCGTCAAGCTGACGCCGCCAATCCGTATGACGCTGGAACGCGCTCTCGCCTGGATTCAGGACGACGAGCTGGTTGAGGTGACACCGAAGACGATCCGTCTGCGCAAGCTCTATCTCGACCCGAACGAGCGCAAGCGTTTTGAAAAGTCGTCCAAGACCGCAGGCGCTGCCTGA
- a CDS encoding adenylate/guanylate cyclase domain-containing protein, with product MTHAESPRPGFQTLFSGKNIRTARLASGLVMFTFVTMHLLNHAMLLVSIEAANAVRPFFLLIWRNPLSTLLLYGALATHLVLVLYSIYRRRTLIMPAREAIQTIFGLAIPLLIAEHAIGTRLIHVVSGIEDDYAYVLRVLWVAAPMLGLRQAFAIVIIWTHGCLGLYFWVRFRNWYPQAAPYLLATAILVPVLALLGFAAGGRALATYQTDPILIDRDLFARALTIKETALSAVQGGFLVALLGVLALRRLRIKREQRDIVEIRYSTGQTARVAGGYSVLEASRVSGIPHYSVCGGRGRCSTCRIKVSEGLADQPEPGSIERATLARIGADRDVRLACQLRPTHNLSVTPLLKPDRARRLALAATPGREHEVAVLFCDIRNFTGLADHRLPFDIVFLLNRYFAMVGAAVEEAGGRMDKFIGDGAMALFGVDTDNRLACRQALQAASAILEDLDRLNRELAGELSEPLRIAIGIHAGPAIVGAMGYGEVMPVTAIGDTVNTASRLELVAKEFNAALVVSEPTAILSGLDLSGFELRKIDIRGRAEPLHVHVIPAGKNLSLPRTRKNTDA from the coding sequence GTGACGCACGCAGAGTCGCCCAGGCCCGGTTTTCAAACCCTGTTTTCCGGGAAAAACATCCGCACGGCCCGGCTCGCTTCAGGCCTTGTGATGTTCACCTTCGTGACCATGCATCTGCTTAACCACGCCATGCTTTTGGTCTCCATCGAGGCCGCCAACGCGGTTCGACCCTTCTTCCTGCTGATCTGGCGCAACCCGCTTTCCACGCTCCTCCTCTATGGCGCGCTGGCCACCCACCTGGTGCTTGTCCTTTATTCCATCTACCGCCGCCGCACTCTCATTATGCCCGCAAGAGAGGCGATCCAGACAATTTTCGGCCTCGCCATCCCGCTTCTGATCGCCGAACACGCTATCGGCACAAGGCTCATTCATGTCGTCAGCGGCATCGAGGATGATTACGCCTATGTCCTACGCGTACTGTGGGTTGCCGCGCCGATGCTGGGACTGCGGCAGGCCTTTGCCATCGTCATCATCTGGACGCATGGCTGTCTCGGGCTCTATTTCTGGGTGCGCTTTCGAAACTGGTATCCGCAGGCCGCCCCCTATCTTCTGGCGACGGCCATACTGGTCCCTGTCCTTGCCCTTTTGGGTTTTGCCGCCGGCGGCAGGGCTCTCGCGACCTATCAAACCGACCCGATCCTGATCGACCGCGACCTGTTTGCCCGGGCCTTGACCATCAAGGAAACGGCCCTCTCGGCAGTACAGGGCGGTTTCCTTGTGGCGTTGCTCGGGGTTCTGGCGCTGCGCCGCCTGCGCATCAAGCGCGAACAGCGCGACATCGTCGAAATCCGCTATTCGACTGGCCAGACCGCCCGTGTGGCGGGTGGCTACAGCGTGCTGGAAGCAAGCCGGGTCAGCGGCATTCCCCATTATTCTGTCTGCGGTGGTCGGGGCAGATGTTCGACCTGCCGCATCAAGGTTTCCGAAGGGCTCGCCGACCAGCCCGAGCCCGGCTCTATCGAACGCGCGACACTCGCACGCATCGGCGCCGACCGTGACGTGCGCCTCGCCTGCCAGTTGCGGCCGACACACAATCTCTCGGTGACGCCGCTGCTCAAACCCGACCGCGCGCGACGGCTTGCGCTCGCCGCCACACCCGGCCGCGAGCACGAGGTTGCGGTTCTGTTTTGCGATATCCGCAATTTCACTGGCCTCGCAGATCACCGCCTGCCTTTCGACATCGTGTTCCTCCTGAACCGCTATTTCGCCATGGTGGGTGCGGCGGTGGAAGAGGCCGGCGGTCGCATGGACAAGTTCATCGGCGATGGTGCCATGGCCCTGTTTGGCGTTGACACCGACAACCGCCTTGCCTGCCGCCAGGCCCTCCAGGCCGCCTCCGCCATCTTGGAGGATCTCGACCGGCTCAACCGGGAACTGGCCGGCGAGCTGTCCGAACCGCTGCGCATCGCCATCGGCATCCATGCCGGCCCTGCCATCGTCGGCGCCATGGGCTATGGCGAGGTCATGCCGGTCACCGCCATTGGTGACACGGTCAATACCGCCAGCCGGCTCGAGCTGGTGGCCAAGGAGTTCAATGCCGCGCTGGTCGTCTCCGAGCCGACTGCCATCCTGTCCGGTCTCGACCTTTCAGGGTTCGAACTGCGCAAGATAGACATTCGCGGCCGCGCCGAGCCACTTCATGTTCATGTAATCCCTGCCGGCAAGAACCTTTCTCTGCCCCGCACCCGTAAAAATACAGATGCCTGA
- a CDS encoding alkaline phosphatase D family protein, whose amino-acid sequence MTTRMKLTRRAFVTSASAAGIVAGSGLAMPFYSRANARPQFTHGVQSGDVDSVSGMIWTRTDRPSRVAFEVSTTESFKNAMRLPTLDAVPESDFTVKRLLAGLSSDQDIFYRMVAADLSDINSTSEPIIGRFKTAPSSKRNIRFVWSGDTVGQGWGIDEKGIYTYATMAKHTPDFFLHSGDTIYADGPLQAEVDLKDGTKWVNKVLSEEKSKVAETMAEYRGQWKYNLMDEHVLAFNQHTPTFYQWDDHEVVNNWSASKDLTADDRYTEKSVPLLQSRAARAFHEMTPIRFTPEEPGRVYRKIAYGPLLDVFFLDLRAYRGPNGDAVETEMTDQSRIAGEEQIKWLKRELANSRATWKVIASDMPLGIVVWNDGANKKGAEAIANGQAGLPSGRELEIADLLRYIKNAGIENTVWMTADVHYTAAHYYNPEKAAFQDFEPFWEFVSGPLHAGTFGPGDLDPTFGPELKFVKAPTEEQGQNLPPSAGLQFFGLVDIDGTSEQMTVRLMDRDDVELYKVTLDPVRSA is encoded by the coding sequence ATGACGACCCGCATGAAATTGACACGCCGCGCTTTTGTGACATCGGCCAGTGCGGCCGGTATTGTGGCGGGGTCTGGCCTTGCGATGCCTTTTTATTCGCGCGCCAATGCGCGTCCGCAGTTTACGCATGGCGTTCAATCGGGCGATGTGGATTCTGTTTCGGGCATGATCTGGACACGGACGGACCGTCCTTCGCGGGTGGCGTTTGAGGTTTCGACGACGGAGAGTTTCAAGAACGCGATGCGGTTGCCGACGCTGGATGCGGTGCCGGAAAGCGATTTTACGGTAAAGCGTCTTCTGGCCGGGCTGTCTTCGGATCAGGATATTTTCTACCGGATGGTGGCGGCAGATCTTTCCGACATCAACAGTACTTCCGAGCCGATCATCGGGCGCTTCAAGACCGCGCCTTCCTCCAAGCGCAATATCCGCTTTGTCTGGTCGGGCGATACGGTCGGGCAGGGCTGGGGCATTGATGAGAAGGGTATTTATACCTACGCCACCATGGCCAAGCACACGCCGGATTTCTTCCTGCATTCGGGCGACACCATTTATGCGGATGGCCCGCTGCAAGCGGAAGTCGATCTCAAGGACGGCACCAAATGGGTGAACAAGGTTCTGAGCGAGGAGAAGTCCAAGGTTGCCGAAACGATGGCCGAATATCGCGGCCAGTGGAAATATAATCTGATGGACGAGCATGTGCTGGCGTTCAACCAGCATACGCCCACCTTCTACCAGTGGGACGACCATGAGGTGGTGAACAATTGGTCGGCCTCCAAGGATCTGACGGCGGATGATCGCTATACGGAAAAGTCTGTGCCGCTGCTTCAATCGCGGGCGGCGCGGGCGTTTCATGAAATGACGCCCATTCGCTTCACACCGGAAGAGCCCGGCCGGGTCTATCGCAAGATTGCTTATGGGCCGCTGCTCGATGTGTTCTTTCTCGATCTGCGTGCCTATCGCGGGCCCAATGGTGATGCTGTCGAGACGGAAATGACCGATCAGTCGCGCATTGCCGGTGAAGAGCAGATCAAATGGCTGAAACGCGAACTGGCCAACAGCCGCGCCACATGGAAGGTGATTGCGTCTGACATGCCGCTTGGCATTGTGGTTTGGAACGATGGTGCCAACAAGAAGGGCGCTGAGGCTATCGCCAATGGGCAGGCTGGCTTGCCATCTGGCCGCGAACTCGAAATTGCTGATCTGCTGCGCTACATCAAGAATGCCGGGATTGAGAATACTGTATGGATGACGGCCGATGTGCACTATACGGCGGCGCATTATTACAATCCTGAAAAAGCAGCGTTCCAGGATTTCGAGCCGTTCTGGGAGTTCGTGTCCGGGCCGTTGCATGCCGGCACGTTCGGGCCGGGTGATCTTGATCCGACCTTTGGGCCTGAGCTGAAATTTGTGAAAGCCCCAACCGAGGAGCAGGGCCAGAACCTGCCGCCTTCAGCTGGGCTCCAGTTTTTCGGTTTGGTCGATATTGACGGAACGAGCGAGCAGATGACAGTGCGGCTGATGGATCGCGACGATGTGGAGCTTTACAAGGTGACGCTCGATCCGGTGCGTTCGGCCTAG
- a CDS encoding M3 family metallopeptidase, producing MSSIDLTTHPLTHWTGPLGLPDFAALKDADFGPVFEAALAAHAAEINAIAHQDAAPTIDNTLRALELSGAPLDHVSSIFWCRAGAHTNDEIQAMERDIAPKMSRHFSAISMNAALFARIDALYEARAKLGLDAETLRVLEKTWKGFVRSGAKLGETDQKRLAAIGEELASLGASFGQNVLADEKDWALVLFESDVAGLPDFLKSAMAEAAELRGHANAYAVTLSRSIYEPFTTFSARRDLREKAFQGFAKRGENGGATDNRAIVAKTLALRAEKAKLLGYESYAALKLDDTMAKTPEAVFGLLNPVWEKAREKAAVDQMELQRIATSEGYNHAIAGWDWRHFAEKLRAEKFDFDEAALKPYLQLERIVDAAFDVATRLFGVTFVEQKGVATWHKDARVFAVHNADGSQRGTFVADYFARPSKRSGAWMSALKSGYSLGEGSKPIIYNVMNFAKPSAGKPALLSMDEARTLFHEFGHALHGMLTEVTWPSVAGTSVSRDFVELPSQLFEHWLTVPEILSAHALHYETGQPMPKALVDKMLAARTFDAGFNAVEFASSALIDMEYHSRADAPADPVAFEAETLARMEMPDAIIMRHRTPHFLHVFSGEGYSAGYYSYLWSEVLDADAFSAFEEAGDPFDPELAARLKKHIYAAGGTADPEALYTAFRGKMPSPDAMMVKRGLV from the coding sequence ATGTCCTCAATTGATCTCACCACCCATCCCCTGACGCATTGGACGGGGCCGCTTGGGCTGCCGGATTTTGCGGCGCTGAAGGATGCGGATTTCGGGCCGGTGTTCGAGGCGGCACTTGCAGCGCATGCGGCCGAGATTAACGCGATTGCCCATCAGGATGCAGCGCCCACCATCGACAATACGCTTAGAGCGTTGGAGCTTTCAGGCGCGCCGCTTGACCATGTTTCGTCGATTTTCTGGTGCCGGGCAGGCGCGCATACGAATGATGAAATTCAGGCGATGGAGCGCGATATCGCGCCTAAAATGTCGCGGCATTTTTCTGCGATCTCGATGAATGCCGCTCTGTTTGCCCGCATTGATGCGCTTTATGAAGCGCGCGCGAAGCTTGGCCTTGATGCCGAAACCTTGCGGGTTCTGGAAAAGACCTGGAAGGGTTTTGTGCGCTCTGGTGCCAAGCTTGGCGAAACCGACCAGAAGCGGCTTGCGGCCATTGGCGAGGAACTGGCCTCGCTTGGCGCTTCGTTCGGGCAAAATGTTCTGGCCGATGAAAAGGACTGGGCGCTTGTCCTTTTCGAGAGTGATGTTGCCGGACTGCCGGACTTCCTCAAAAGCGCGATGGCAGAGGCTGCCGAACTGCGCGGGCATGCGAACGCCTATGCGGTGACGCTGTCGCGCTCTATCTATGAGCCGTTCACGACATTTTCCGCGCGGCGGGATCTGCGCGAGAAAGCCTTTCAGGGTTTTGCCAAGCGTGGCGAAAATGGCGGCGCGACGGATAATCGCGCAATTGTGGCCAAGACATTGGCGCTGCGGGCCGAGAAAGCAAAGCTGCTGGGCTATGAAAGCTATGCGGCGCTGAAGCTGGACGACACGATGGCCAAGACGCCGGAGGCGGTGTTCGGGCTTCTCAACCCTGTGTGGGAAAAGGCGCGCGAAAAGGCCGCCGTCGACCAGATGGAACTGCAGCGCATTGCCACTTCCGAGGGCTACAACCACGCCATTGCCGGCTGGGACTGGCGCCATTTCGCTGAAAAGCTGCGCGCTGAAAAATTTGATTTCGATGAGGCGGCGCTCAAACCCTATCTGCAGCTTGAGCGCATCGTGGATGCGGCCTTTGATGTGGCAACACGCTTGTTTGGCGTGACCTTTGTAGAACAGAAGGGCGTAGCCACATGGCACAAGGATGCGCGGGTTTTTGCCGTGCACAATGCAGATGGCAGCCAGCGGGGCACGTTTGTTGCCGATTATTTTGCGCGGCCATCCAAGCGTTCGGGCGCGTGGATGAGTGCGCTGAAATCCGGCTACTCGCTTGGCGAGGGGTCAAAGCCGATCATCTATAATGTGATGAATTTTGCTAAACCTTCGGCGGGCAAGCCGGCACTGCTTTCGATGGATGAGGCCCGCACGCTGTTCCATGAATTTGGTCATGCGCTGCACGGCATGCTGACGGAAGTGACCTGGCCATCCGTTGCCGGCACATCCGTCTCGCGCGATTTCGTGGAACTGCCCTCGCAGCTTTTCGAGCACTGGCTGACGGTGCCGGAAATTCTGTCGGCGCATGCGCTGCATTATGAAACCGGCCAGCCCATGCCCAAGGCGCTGGTGGACAAGATGCTGGCCGCGCGCACCTTTGATGCCGGGTTCAACGCGGTGGAATTTGCCTCCTCCGCGCTGATCGACATGGAGTATCATTCGCGCGCCGATGCGCCTGCCGATCCGGTGGCGTTTGAAGCCGAAACACTGGCCCGCATGGAAATGCCCGACGCTATCATCATGCGCCACCGCACGCCGCATTTCCTGCATGTGTTTTCTGGCGAGGGATATTCAGCCGGCTATTATTCCTATCTGTGGTCGGAAGTGCTGGACGCCGATGCCTTCAGCGCGTTTGAAGAAGCGGGTGACCCGTTCGACCCGGAATTAGCCGCGCGGTTGAAGAAACACATTTACGCGGCTGGCGGGACGGCGGACCCGGAAGCGCTTTATACGGCGTTCCGGGGCAAGATGCCTTCGCCGGATGCTATGATGGTGAAGCGCGGGTTGGTTTGA
- a CDS encoding DUF4440 domain-containing protein: MVWRVRARIVEAPELLKNTFFAGIVMVLAVLQAPVQAQADVIARWFAALEKADAPALDALMSDDAVVVLDDIDVEQSKAEFLASMEQWKESVGDAKIRYRLDGTEGEVSTVLVCYDFPSNDMMIREAFTLEAGKVRESRQSHVADDCDAF, encoded by the coding sequence ATGGTATGGCGCGTCCGCGCCAGAATTGTTGAGGCACCCGAGTTGCTGAAAAACACTTTCTTCGCAGGCATCGTCATGGTCCTGGCGGTGCTTCAGGCTCCCGTGCAGGCGCAGGCAGATGTGATTGCGCGCTGGTTTGCGGCGCTGGAAAAGGCGGATGCGCCAGCGCTTGATGCGCTGATGAGCGATGATGCCGTGGTGGTGCTGGACGATATTGACGTCGAGCAGAGCAAGGCCGAATTTCTGGCTTCCATGGAGCAGTGGAAGGAAAGCGTGGGCGATGCGAAAATCCGCTACAGGCTGGACGGCACCGAGGGCGAGGTTTCCACGGTTCTGGTCTGCTATGATTTTCCTTCCAATGACATGATGATCCGCGAGGCCTTCACGCTTGAAGCGGGCAAGGTGCGCGAGAGCCGCCAGAGCCATGTCGCGGATGATTGCGACGCTTTCTGA
- a CDS encoding GGDEF domain-containing protein yields the protein MEFSSAITVFLQGFGIIAITALLHETALRHIVSAKIRATATALIFSAGVAGSMMTTLQLVPGMSFDLRHVFLVLVPTYGGLPATLVTAGVALTYRFYEGGAGVTAGATGIVITSLMGLAYAHFQPHRNMSLSRLLALGACSNVALISVFVMPLATALEVLSRISAPFLTANFIGVMVAAQILNRHHSQVALERDLTKKAAVDALTGLANRHVFDEQGPALAQATAQAGKPCALMILDIDRFKQVNDTFGHVAGDEVIRNVAAVIAANLRPSDLVARYGGEEVAIVLPGQSSENARIIADRIRASVERASTTIRGIPLKVTISIGHATIDSANGGFVAALQAADEALYAAKAAGRNTVITAIAA from the coding sequence TTGGAATTCAGCAGTGCAATCACGGTATTTCTGCAAGGGTTTGGAATCATCGCCATCACGGCGCTCCTACACGAAACAGCCTTGCGCCACATCGTTTCAGCCAAAATTCGCGCAACCGCAACTGCCCTGATTTTCTCAGCAGGTGTGGCCGGGTCCATGATGACAACTCTGCAACTCGTGCCTGGAATGTCGTTTGATCTGCGCCACGTCTTTCTCGTTCTGGTCCCCACCTATGGCGGATTGCCGGCCACTTTGGTCACAGCAGGCGTTGCGTTGACCTACCGGTTTTATGAAGGCGGGGCTGGAGTAACCGCAGGCGCGACCGGCATTGTCATCACATCCTTGATGGGTTTGGCTTATGCCCACTTCCAGCCTCACAGAAACATGTCCCTATCCAGGCTCCTGGCGCTTGGCGCCTGCTCAAACGTCGCTTTGATCAGCGTCTTCGTCATGCCTCTCGCTACGGCGCTTGAAGTGCTCTCCCGGATTTCCGCGCCATTCCTCACCGCGAATTTTATTGGCGTGATGGTTGCCGCACAGATTCTCAACCGACACCATTCCCAAGTGGCGCTGGAGCGTGATCTAACCAAAAAAGCCGCGGTCGATGCGCTGACGGGACTGGCAAACAGGCACGTTTTCGATGAGCAGGGGCCCGCCCTTGCGCAGGCGACAGCGCAGGCTGGAAAGCCATGCGCGCTGATGATCCTGGACATTGATCGCTTCAAGCAGGTCAACGACACATTCGGTCATGTCGCAGGCGATGAGGTTATTCGCAACGTGGCAGCCGTCATCGCAGCCAATCTACGACCGAGCGATCTGGTAGCCCGCTACGGCGGCGAGGAAGTTGCGATCGTCCTGCCTGGCCAGAGCAGCGAAAATGCCCGTATCATCGCCGACCGCATTCGCGCCTCGGTCGAACGAGCCTCCACAACCATCCGTGGAATCCCGCTCAAGGTGACGATCAGCATTGGCCACGCGACGATCGATAGTGCCAATGGCGGTTTTGTGGCAGCCCTTCAGGCGGCAGACGAAGCTCTCTATGCCGCCAAGGCGGCGGGAAGAAACACCGTGATCACCGCCATCGCCGCTTAG
- a CDS encoding carbonic anhydrase, whose amino-acid sequence MSHLPEHLLAGYRNFMSGRYVSESSRYRELAREGQTPETMVIACCDSRAAPESIFDCGPGELFVVRNVANLVPPYAPDDQYHSTSAALEFAVQALKVKHIVVMGHGRCGGIKAALDPDMAPLSPGDFIGKWMSMVAPVAEIVTKNEMMTKAERQTALERISIRYSIANLRTFPCVKILEAKERLTLHGAWFDISTGELWVMNKDTGDFERPDID is encoded by the coding sequence ATGTCACATCTTCCAGAACACCTCCTCGCCGGTTATCGCAACTTTATGAGCGGTCGCTACGTGTCCGAATCCAGTCGCTACCGCGAGCTTGCGCGCGAGGGGCAGACACCCGAAACAATGGTGATTGCCTGCTGCGATTCGCGGGCGGCACCGGAATCGATTTTTGACTGCGGGCCGGGCGAATTGTTCGTCGTGCGCAATGTCGCCAATCTGGTTCCGCCCTATGCGCCGGACGATCAATATCACTCGACATCGGCGGCGCTGGAATTTGCGGTGCAGGCGCTCAAGGTCAAACATATCGTTGTCATGGGTCATGGCCGCTGCGGCGGCATCAAGGCTGCACTTGATCCTGACATGGCGCCGCTCTCGCCGGGTGACTTCATCGGCAAGTGGATGAGCATGGTTGCGCCAGTCGCCGAAATCGTCACCAAAAATGAGATGATGACAAAGGCCGAGCGGCAGACGGCGCTGGAGCGCATTTCGATCCGTTATTCGATCGCCAATCTCAGAACATTTCCTTGCGTAAAAATACTGGAAGCCAAGGAGCGGTTGACGCTTCATGGCGCGTGGTTCGACATTTCAACTGGCGAGCTCTGGGTGATGAACAAGGACACGGGTGACTTTGAACGGCCCGATATTGATTGA
- the pdxY gene encoding pyridoxal kinase PdxY, with protein sequence MTAPTNGRPRAVIVISSHVVRGSVGNRAAVFALETLGFPVWAVPTVVLPWHPGHGPATRIVPDAEQFSALLADLERAPWLGEVGAVLSGYLGNAAQADAVGSLVKAVRARNPDAVYICDPVMGDKGGLYVAPELAVALRDRLMPLADIATPNRYELAWMVGTPLDDIQSVIAAALDAGPATMLVTSAPAMMSGGIGNLLLTGSEVLLSEHRVIERPPNGLGDLTAAVFLARRLDGQPDAKALQSTTATVFEILARTAKRGADELTLETDAQSLSNPMAMVHLRHLSRPNNDRRA encoded by the coding sequence ATGACGGCTCCCACAAACGGTCGGCCACGGGCGGTCATTGTGATCTCGAGTCATGTGGTGCGCGGCTCGGTGGGCAACCGTGCCGCTGTTTTTGCACTTGAAACACTGGGGTTTCCGGTCTGGGCGGTGCCGACCGTTGTCTTGCCGTGGCACCCCGGACACGGCCCAGCTACCCGTATCGTACCGGATGCGGAACAATTTTCGGCGCTGCTGGCAGATCTCGAACGGGCGCCGTGGCTTGGCGAAGTTGGGGCTGTCCTCTCCGGCTACCTCGGCAACGCGGCGCAGGCGGATGCGGTGGGTTCTCTGGTGAAAGCAGTGCGGGCGCGCAATCCTGATGCCGTCTATATCTGCGACCCGGTGATGGGCGATAAGGGTGGGCTCTATGTCGCTCCCGAGCTTGCGGTAGCCCTGCGCGACCGTCTGATGCCGCTGGCCGATATCGCTACCCCCAATCGTTACGAACTTGCCTGGATGGTTGGCACTCCGCTGGATGACATCCAGTCGGTGATAGCGGCAGCGCTTGATGCGGGTCCGGCAACGATGCTGGTAACCTCGGCTCCGGCAATGATGTCAGGCGGCATCGGCAATCTTTTGCTTACCGGTTCCGAAGTTCTGCTTTCTGAACATAGGGTTATCGAGCGGCCCCCGAATGGGCTGGGAGACCTTACCGCGGCAGTGTTTCTGGCGCGCAGGCTTGATGGGCAGCCGGATGCAAAAGCGTTGCAGTCCACCACCGCTACGGTGTTCGAGATCCTGGCACGCACGGCCAAGCGCGGTGCGGATGAGCTAACACTCGAAACCGATGCGCAGAGCCTGTCTAACCCTATGGCAATGGTGCATTTGCGCCATCTCAGCCGCCCCAACAACGACCGTCGCGCGTGA